One genomic window of Moorella glycerini includes the following:
- the carA gene encoding glutamine-hydrolyzing carbamoyl-phosphate synthase small subunit, producing the protein MQGFLVLADGTVFTGEAFGYPGSCHGEVVFNTSMTGYQEILTDPSYCGQIVTLTYPLIGNYGINAEDWESQRPRVAGFIVHEACSRPSNWRASGDIDRYLKENRIPALQGVDTRALTRHLRRHGTMRGILATGEVDVEKLKDLVAMEPPLSGPKLVPAVTNKEPFTVEGGERRIVLYNFGVKENIIRWLRRVGCTVMVMPARSTAADILAARPHGVAISNGPGDPKDVPYGVATIRELLGKVPMMGICLGHQLLALALGGDTYKLPFGHRGGNHPVKDLITGRVYITSQNHGYAVRAETLPGEVAVSHINLNDGTVEGLRHRQLPIFSVQYHPESSPGPTDSEYLFHEFIQMVDGNRGKEGH; encoded by the coding sequence GTGCAAGGGTTTTTGGTGCTGGCAGACGGTACGGTTTTTACCGGTGAGGCCTTTGGCTATCCCGGTAGCTGCCATGGCGAAGTAGTGTTCAATACCAGCATGACCGGTTACCAGGAGATCCTGACCGATCCCTCTTACTGCGGCCAGATTGTCACCCTGACCTATCCCCTGATTGGCAACTACGGCATTAACGCTGAGGATTGGGAATCCCAACGCCCCCGGGTAGCCGGCTTTATCGTCCATGAGGCCTGTTCCCGCCCCAGCAACTGGCGGGCCAGCGGGGACATTGACCGCTACTTAAAGGAAAACCGCATCCCGGCCCTCCAGGGGGTAGACACCCGTGCCCTCACGCGGCACCTGCGCCGCCACGGTACCATGCGGGGCATCCTGGCCACGGGCGAGGTCGACGTCGAGAAGCTCAAGGACCTGGTTGCCATGGAGCCGCCTTTAAGCGGGCCCAAACTGGTACCGGCCGTGACCAATAAGGAACCTTTTACGGTTGAGGGCGGCGAGCGCCGCATCGTCCTCTATAATTTCGGTGTCAAGGAGAATATCATCCGCTGGCTCCGCCGTGTGGGCTGTACGGTCATGGTCATGCCGGCGCGGAGTACTGCGGCTGACATTTTAGCCGCCCGGCCCCACGGGGTGGCCATTTCCAACGGCCCGGGCGATCCCAAGGATGTCCCCTACGGGGTGGCTACCATCCGGGAACTCCTGGGCAAAGTACCCATGATGGGCATCTGCCTGGGTCACCAGCTCCTGGCCCTGGCCCTGGGGGGCGATACCTACAAGCTGCCCTTCGGTCACCGGGGCGGCAACCACCCGGTCAAAGATTTAATTACCGGCCGGGTATATATCACCTCCCAGAACCACGGCTACGCCGTCCGGGCCGAAACACTACCGGGAGAAGTGGCCGTCTCCCATATCAACCTTAATGACGGCACCGTTGAAGGCCTACGCCACCGGCAGCTGCCAATCTTTTCCGTCCAGTACCACCCCGAGTCCTCTCCGGGCCCCACTGATTCCGAGTACCTTTTCCATGAATTTATCCAGATGGTAGATGGCAACCGGGGAAAGGAGGGCCACTGA
- the carB gene encoding carbamoyl-phosphate synthase large subunit, translated as MPVKPGLKKIMVIGSGPIIIGQAAEFDYAGTQACRALKEEGMEVVLVNSNPATIMTDRDMADRVYLEPLTLDFVAKIVRQERPDGLIPTLGGQVGLNLALELAEAGVLEKTGVELLGTPLKAIQRAEDREQFKAMMLELGEPVPESRIVNTVEEALAFAGEIGYPVIVRPAYTLGGTGGGVARSEAELESIALKGLKLSLIKQVLVERSVAGWKEIEYEVIRDGADNCITVCNMENIDPVGIHTGDSIVVAPSQTLSDREYHLLRRSALKIIRALGIEGGCNIQFALDPGSMRYYVIEVNPRVSRSSALASKATGYPIARVATKIALGLTLDEIPNAVTRETRACFEPALDYVVVKIPRFPFDKFSLAERLLGTQMKATGEVMAIDRTFSGALLKAIRSLELKLDGLRVPAFQRFSDGALRRKMAEADDERLFVIAEALRRGWTIAAIHEITGIDPYFLGEIEAIVAMEEKLIAAGPTLDGATLRRAKAMGFSDGEIASFTGLPPAAIARQRQEEGIRATFKMVDTCAAEFEAVTPYYYSSYDVEDEVRPLDGRKVVVLGAGPIRIGQGIEFDYCSVHAAWALRRAGVHPIMINNNPETVSTDFDTSDRLYFEPLTPENVLNVLEREQPEGVIVQFGGQTAINLARVVADAGFKVLGTTVADIDRAEDREKFDALLNELQIPRPRGGTATSVAGAARIAKELGFPVLVRPSYVLGGRAMEIVHSEGELLEYATTAVRVAPEHPILVDKYLPGTEVEVDAVSDGETVLIPGIMEHVERAGVHSGDSIAIYPAHSLPPGVAEKIVSYTEQLARALQVRGLLNIQFVIHQGEVYVLEVNPRSSRTVPYLSKITGVPMVALATNIMLGQSLAEQGYQGGLMPPPDFTAVKVPVFSFGKLLQVDTSLGPEMKSTGEVMGIDPVYERALYKGLVAAGCAIPGQGTLLATIADKDKAEAVPIIKGFAGLGFKVVATAGTAGALAAAGLFVERVGKIREGSPHILDYIREGKIHFVLNTLTKGKMPGRDGFKIRRAAAELGIPCLTSLDTARALLKVLQSLQAGDEFELKPLQEYVSGA; from the coding sequence ATGCCGGTTAAACCGGGGTTAAAAAAGATCATGGTCATAGGATCCGGGCCCATTATCATCGGCCAGGCGGCGGAATTTGATTACGCCGGCACCCAGGCCTGCCGGGCTTTAAAAGAAGAAGGGATGGAGGTTGTCCTGGTCAATTCCAACCCGGCCACCATTATGACCGACCGGGACATGGCCGACCGCGTTTACCTGGAACCCCTGACCCTGGATTTTGTAGCGAAGATTGTCCGCCAGGAGCGGCCCGACGGCCTGATCCCCACCCTGGGGGGGCAGGTAGGGTTGAACCTGGCCCTGGAGCTGGCCGAAGCCGGCGTCCTGGAGAAAACCGGGGTAGAGCTGCTGGGCACGCCTTTAAAGGCCATCCAGCGGGCCGAGGACCGGGAGCAGTTCAAGGCCATGATGCTGGAACTGGGGGAGCCTGTACCCGAGAGCCGGATTGTCAACACGGTCGAGGAAGCCCTGGCCTTTGCCGGGGAAATCGGTTACCCGGTCATTGTGCGGCCGGCCTATACCCTGGGCGGTACCGGCGGCGGGGTGGCCCGGAGTGAGGCGGAGCTGGAGTCCATTGCCCTGAAGGGCCTGAAGCTAAGCCTCATCAAACAGGTCCTGGTGGAGCGCTCCGTCGCCGGCTGGAAGGAGATCGAGTACGAAGTCATCCGCGACGGGGCCGATAACTGCATTACCGTCTGCAATATGGAAAATATTGACCCGGTAGGGATCCATACCGGCGACAGCATCGTCGTCGCCCCATCCCAGACCCTCTCCGACCGGGAGTACCACCTGCTGCGCCGCTCAGCCCTCAAAATCATCCGCGCCCTGGGGATCGAAGGGGGCTGCAATATCCAGTTCGCCCTGGATCCCGGTAGTATGCGCTATTACGTCATTGAGGTTAATCCCCGGGTCAGCCGCTCCAGCGCCCTGGCCTCCAAGGCTACCGGCTACCCCATTGCCCGGGTGGCCACCAAGATCGCCCTGGGCCTGACCCTGGACGAGATTCCTAATGCCGTCACCAGGGAAACCAGAGCCTGCTTTGAACCGGCCCTGGATTACGTTGTCGTTAAGATACCGCGCTTTCCCTTTGATAAATTCTCCCTGGCCGAGCGCCTCCTGGGTACCCAGATGAAGGCCACCGGGGAGGTAATGGCCATTGACCGTACCTTCAGCGGCGCCCTCTTAAAGGCCATCCGCTCCCTGGAATTAAAACTCGATGGTTTAAGGGTGCCGGCCTTCCAGCGTTTCAGCGACGGCGCCCTGCGCCGCAAAATGGCCGAGGCCGACGACGAGCGCCTGTTTGTTATTGCCGAAGCCCTGCGCCGGGGCTGGACCATTGCTGCCATCCATGAAATCACCGGCATTGACCCGTATTTTTTAGGCGAGATTGAAGCCATTGTCGCCATGGAAGAAAAACTTATAGCGGCAGGTCCTACCCTGGATGGGGCTACCTTAAGGCGCGCCAAGGCCATGGGCTTCAGCGATGGCGAGATTGCCAGCTTTACCGGCCTGCCACCGGCGGCCATTGCCCGGCAGCGGCAGGAAGAGGGGATCAGGGCCACCTTTAAGATGGTGGATACCTGCGCGGCCGAGTTTGAAGCCGTCACGCCCTATTACTATTCCAGCTACGATGTCGAAGACGAGGTGCGGCCCCTGGACGGCCGCAAGGTTGTGGTCCTGGGAGCGGGGCCCATTCGCATCGGCCAGGGGATCGAGTTTGACTACTGCTCGGTCCATGCCGCCTGGGCCCTGCGCCGCGCCGGGGTGCACCCCATAATGATCAATAACAACCCGGAAACGGTCAGCACCGATTTTGATACCTCCGACCGCCTCTACTTTGAACCCCTGACTCCGGAAAATGTCTTGAACGTCCTGGAACGGGAGCAGCCGGAAGGGGTGATTGTCCAGTTCGGCGGCCAGACGGCCATCAACTTAGCCAGGGTAGTGGCCGATGCGGGCTTTAAGGTCCTGGGTACTACGGTGGCCGATATTGACCGGGCCGAAGACCGGGAAAAGTTTGACGCCCTGCTGAATGAACTCCAGATCCCCCGGCCCCGGGGCGGGACGGCGACTTCCGTAGCCGGGGCGGCGAGGATTGCCAAAGAACTCGGCTTCCCGGTACTGGTGCGGCCTTCCTACGTCCTGGGCGGCCGGGCCATGGAGATCGTCCACAGTGAGGGCGAACTCCTGGAGTATGCCACCACCGCCGTCAGGGTGGCCCCGGAACACCCCATCCTGGTGGATAAATACCTGCCGGGGACCGAGGTAGAAGTGGACGCCGTCAGTGACGGTGAGACCGTCCTTATCCCCGGCATTATGGAACACGTCGAGCGGGCCGGCGTCCACTCCGGCGACAGCATCGCCATTTACCCGGCCCACAGCTTACCACCGGGAGTGGCGGAAAAAATTGTTTCCTATACCGAACAGCTGGCCCGGGCCCTCCAGGTGCGTGGCCTCCTCAATATCCAGTTTGTCATTCACCAGGGGGAGGTCTATGTCCTGGAGGTCAATCCCCGCTCCAGCCGGACGGTGCCCTACCTGTCCAAGATTACCGGCGTGCCCATGGTGGCCCTGGCCACCAATATTATGCTGGGCCAGAGCCTGGCCGAGCAGGGCTACCAGGGAGGCTTAATGCCGCCACCGGATTTTACCGCCGTGAAGGTCCCCGTCTTTTCCTTCGGCAAGCTCCTCCAGGTGGATACCTCCCTGGGACCGGAAATGAAGTCCACCGGCGAAGTTATGGGCATTGATCCCGTCTATGAGAGGGCCCTTTATAAAGGCCTGGTGGCTGCCGGCTGCGCCATCCCGGGCCAGGGCACCCTGCTGGCCACCATTGCCGATAAGGATAAGGCGGAAGCGGTACCTATCATCAAGGGTTTTGCCGGACTGGGCTTCAAGGTGGTGGCTACCGCCGGCACGGCCGGCGCCCTGGCCGCGGCCGGGCTCTTTGTGGAGAGGGTGGGGAAGATCCGCGAGGGTTCGCCCCATATCCTGGATTATATCCGCGAAGGGAAGATCCACTTCGTCCTTAACACCCTGACTAAGGGCAAGATGCCCGGCCGGGACGGCTTTAAGATCCGCCGCGCCGCAGCCGAACTGGGCATCCCCTGCCTGACCTCCCTGGACACGGCCCGGGCCCTGCTGAAAGTGCTCCAGTCCCTGCAGGCCGGGGATGAATTTGAACTTAAACCTTTGCAGGAGTATGTATCCGGTGCATAG
- the pyrF gene encoding orotidine-5'-phosphate decarboxylase: protein MPSRDKIIVALDVPDLAAGEKLVDQLFPYIGMFKVGLEFYTAAGPAAICMVKERGGKVFADLKLHDIPNTVAGAARALVRLGVDMLNVHAAGGRSMMQAAAAAVREEAAAVGRPAPVLIAVTVLTSLDGEALRHEVGIERGVEEQVVRWARLARDSGLDGVVASPREIRAIREACGPEFVIVTPGVRPAGSDRGDQRRVMTPAEALQQGASYLVIGRPITAAPDPVAAARAIEREMEGII, encoded by the coding sequence ATGCCTTCCAGAGATAAAATAATCGTTGCTTTAGATGTACCCGACCTGGCGGCCGGGGAAAAGCTGGTAGACCAGCTTTTCCCCTACATTGGCATGTTTAAAGTGGGCCTGGAGTTTTATACGGCTGCCGGGCCGGCGGCCATCTGTATGGTCAAGGAACGAGGCGGCAAAGTCTTTGCCGACCTGAAGCTCCACGACATCCCCAACACCGTGGCCGGGGCAGCCCGGGCCCTGGTGCGCCTGGGGGTGGACATGCTCAACGTCCACGCCGCCGGCGGCAGGAGCATGATGCAGGCCGCGGCAGCGGCCGTCCGGGAAGAAGCTGCCGCAGTTGGACGCCCGGCGCCGGTCCTCATTGCCGTTACCGTCCTGACGAGCCTGGATGGGGAAGCTTTGCGCCACGAGGTGGGAATTGAGCGGGGGGTAGAGGAGCAGGTGGTCCGCTGGGCGCGACTGGCCCGGGACTCTGGCCTGGACGGGGTGGTGGCCTCACCCCGGGAGATCCGGGCTATCCGGGAAGCATGCGGGCCGGAATTTGTCATTGTAACGCCGGGGGTGCGCCCGGCCGGATCCGACCGGGGCGACCAGCGCCGGGTCATGACCCCGGCCGAAGCCCTGCAGCAGGGGGCTTCTTACCTGGTCATTGGCCGCCCCATTACCGCTGCCCCCGACCCGGTTGCCGCCGCCAGGGCTATTGAGAGGGAGATGGAGGGCATTATATAA
- a CDS encoding Rqc2 family fibronectin-binding protein: protein MVMAFDGLFLAAIKEELSGLLGSRVDRIFQPEKETIILHLRKGRDTRKLLLCSLADQARVHLTAASFTNPVTPPLFCMVLRKHLEGGTLVAVEQPDLERVLLLYVHTTDELGRPAARRLLIEIMGKHSNIILLNPDGSIIDAARRYTHAVSRHREVLPGRPYVPPPAKAKADPRGLDDEAFTRLLWEGPWDTPLERLLVEKLAGLGPETAREVVCRAGLPAGATLEGCGEYEMARIYQALREILAATSPAAWQPVVVLGQERRPLAFAACELSQYQGLPREYFSTPSAACDSYYQARREQQLLEGARRSLEHILERELKRCYKKEGLQAATVAEAADAEKFRLAGELITANIYRLEKGQAALTAPNFYDPAGEPVTIELDPALTPAENAQRYFQRYNKAKNAARLAAEQLEQTRAEIAYLESIAQSLSMAASYDDLAEIRRELRQAGYLPEEKEKEKPGKPGKKGGKKEATQPTRPLEFTSPDGFKILVGKNNRQNDWLTLKYAAPGDLWLHAKDIPGSHVIIRTGGQEVPAPTLEMAARLAARYSRAGQSSRVPVDYTLVKHVHKPAGARPGMVIYDHQRTVYVTPAE, encoded by the coding sequence ATGGTCATGGCTTTTGACGGCCTCTTCCTGGCTGCCATCAAGGAAGAACTCTCCGGATTGCTCGGCAGCCGTGTTGACCGCATCTTTCAACCCGAAAAAGAAACGATTATTCTCCACCTGCGTAAAGGCCGCGACACCAGGAAACTCCTGCTCTGTAGCCTGGCCGACCAGGCCCGGGTACATCTAACGGCGGCCAGCTTTACCAATCCCGTCACCCCACCCCTCTTCTGCATGGTCCTGCGCAAACACCTGGAGGGTGGGACCCTCGTGGCCGTTGAGCAACCGGACCTGGAGCGGGTCCTGTTATTATATGTTCATACCACCGATGAACTGGGCCGGCCGGCAGCGCGCCGGCTGTTAATTGAAATCATGGGCAAGCACTCTAATATCATCCTGCTTAACCCCGATGGCAGCATTATTGACGCCGCCCGCCGTTATACCCATGCTGTCAGCCGCCACCGGGAGGTCCTGCCCGGGCGCCCCTATGTCCCGCCGCCAGCCAAGGCCAAGGCCGATCCCCGCGGCCTCGATGACGAAGCCTTTACCCGCCTCCTGTGGGAAGGCCCCTGGGATACTCCCCTGGAGCGCCTGCTGGTGGAGAAACTGGCCGGCCTGGGGCCGGAAACCGCCCGGGAAGTCGTCTGCCGGGCTGGCCTGCCGGCCGGAGCAACCCTGGAAGGCTGCGGCGAATATGAAATGGCACGCATCTACCAGGCCCTCCGGGAAATACTGGCGGCTACCAGCCCGGCCGCTTGGCAGCCGGTTGTCGTCCTGGGGCAGGAACGCCGGCCCCTGGCCTTTGCTGCCTGTGAACTTTCCCAGTACCAGGGACTGCCGAGGGAATATTTTTCAACCCCCTCAGCCGCCTGCGACAGTTACTATCAGGCCCGCAGGGAGCAACAGCTCCTGGAAGGGGCCAGGCGCAGCTTAGAGCATATCCTGGAGCGGGAATTAAAACGCTGCTATAAAAAAGAAGGCCTCCAGGCCGCTACGGTGGCCGAAGCCGCTGATGCGGAAAAATTCCGTCTGGCCGGGGAACTCATCACGGCCAATATCTACCGCCTGGAAAAGGGGCAGGCTGCTTTAACGGCCCCCAACTTCTATGACCCGGCGGGCGAACCGGTGACCATCGAGCTGGACCCGGCCCTGACCCCGGCCGAAAACGCCCAGCGGTATTTCCAGCGCTATAACAAGGCTAAAAATGCCGCCCGCCTGGCCGCTGAGCAGCTGGAACAAACCCGCGCCGAAATAGCCTACCTGGAAAGTATTGCCCAATCCTTGAGTATGGCCGCAAGTTACGACGACCTGGCGGAAATCCGCCGGGAACTGCGCCAGGCCGGCTACCTGCCGGAAGAAAAGGAAAAAGAAAAGCCGGGCAAACCCGGCAAAAAGGGCGGCAAAAAGGAGGCCACCCAGCCAACCCGGCCCCTGGAATTCACTTCACCCGACGGTTTTAAAATCCTGGTGGGCAAAAATAACCGCCAGAACGACTGGCTGACCTTAAAATATGCTGCTCCAGGCGACCTCTGGCTCCACGCCAAAGACATCCCCGGCTCCCATGTGATCATCCGTACCGGGGGCCAGGAGGTGCCCGCCCCCACCCTGGAAATGGCCGCCCGCCTGGCCGCTCGCTACAGCCGCGCTGGCCAGTCCAGCCGGGTACCCGTAGATTACACCCTGGTCAAGCACGTCCACAAACCCGCCGGCGCCAGGCCCGGCATGGTAATCTACGACCACCAGCGCACGGTTTATGTAACGCCGGCGGAGTAG